CTAAATTTAAAACTAGTTTGAAATTATAACATGAAAAACTAAAAAAATAAAAAAATTAACTAAATTATTTTAGTTAATTTTCATTGGTCTAATTATATTATATATGGCGCGCCCGGAAGGAGTCGAACCCTCAACCTCTTGGGCCGTAACCAAACACTCTGTCCAATTGAGCTACGGGCGCATTACATTTTGGAGGCACCAACCGGACTCGAACCGGTACATCAAGGTGTTGCAGACCTATGCCTTACCATTTGGCTATGGTGCCATTGCCTAAAAACCATCAAATATAATTATAGCAGATTTTAATTTAAAACAAAGAAATTTTTCATTTGTTTTTCTAGAAAGTAGTTCACCTTAAAATATCAAACTATTTTCCGGAATCTTGTTGTGCAAGTATTTGAGTTAAAAGCTTAATTAATTCTTGTTTTTTTAACTGTTCAAAACCAGAAATTTCTAATTTTTGGGCAATTTCGTGTAATTGTGCTAAATCTAATTTTTCAAGTGCAATTTTTATTTTTTCTTCTTTTGTTTGAGGTTTGTTTTGAGCTTCTTGAGTTTGTGTGTTTTCAGGGTTATTTGCTTGTTGTGAATTCATTGGATTTTGGTGACCTAAGTCAAAAATATTCATAAATTCAGAAAATGCTTTTGGATCTTTTTTCATTTCATCAATACGTTTTTCAATAATGACTAATGTTCGAGAAAGTTTGAATATTGACTTAATTCTAAGCACTTTTGTGTAGAAAAATGGGATTAAAACAAAAATTAACGCAATAAGAATTATTTGAATAGCCAAAATTACGGCAAAATTTTGATTATTAAGACTTAAATTTCCAATTATTACTACTGTTGAATTTATAATTGAAAGAGCTGCACTTGAAAATGAAACGAACGAGAAAAAAAAGGAACGATCGCCAATAGGTGCAAAATCTTTTGCTTTATATGATGTAAAGATAGAATATACATAAAAAAATAAATTTGCAGCAGTAAATAAAATTGATAAAATCGAAAAAGCTCGACCAATATTTTTAATATCTAAGTCTAAAAAGAGTTGTACACTTAAAAAAACACTTAGTAAAAGGAGTAACACCGGATAAGAAAAAATTCAAATTCGGTATTGCTTTTTTTCATTTTTTCACAACTCAGCCACTGATGGAACTTTATTTTTTCCAAATGGATTTTCTCAAACCATACACCCTCCAATATAAATTAGTATAATATAATTATAAAATAATTTAGAATAATGTTATAAAAAAAGATGAATATTTAACCTAAAGTTTGGAAAATTGATTTATTTCCTTGTTTTGATAATTGTACCAAATTCGGTCAATTTTGGAAATTTTATCAATTTTTTTTGCAATATCACTAAATTCTTTTGATGTTAAAAGCGCGGTAAAAAACGAGCAAAAGTCAGTGGCATATTTTTTATTTCCCTGAAATTTATTAAGACCAACTATCATTGTGTAATTTTCGTTTTTTCAAAGTAGCCCGCGAAAAAAATATAAATTTTTAGTGTATGAAACTTCTTCAATAATTCAAGTTTCACAATAATTTCCTTCAAGAAATGATAAATAATAGTCCCAAACTAATAATTTAGCTTTGATTTGATTAAATAAGCTCCGATTTGTATGAATATTTCATTTTTGAAAATTAGTGAATTTTTCTATTAATTTTCCGTTGTTAATAAGACTTATTATTTTTCTTGTTGGTCAGTCTTTTAAAAATGGTATTTTTTTAAGGCCAATTCCGTGTGGAAAATCAAGTAAATTTGGCTTAATTGCAAAAACTTTTTCAATTTTATTGCACCAAATTGCTATTGTTCGATATTGTTCAACAACCTTTTGGTATCTTAGCAGATTTTCTTGAATTTTATCAACTCAATGATTAATTGAATCCATTTTACCCTTTTATTAAAATTTTTAATTGTGCTTTTTTCAATAAAATTAAGTAAAAAAGATATTTTTGGCATAAAAAGTAAAAAATAATTATTTTTTTTACTTTTTATTAGCTTAGTCTACTGTTGTAATTGTTTTTGTTTCAACAGGCAATCCTAAACCTGAAAGTTGACTTTGAAGTGATGCGTCTTCGACATAAATTTTGTTAAAAGTGGCACTTTTCCTTGCAACATCAACAAATTTGGACAATTGACTAAAAGCATCACCAGAAAATGAATTACCTGTTATATAAAGCGGAATATTTGAAAGGGTTTTTCCATTTTCATCTTTTATATAAATTCCCGGTTGTTGGATAGGACCATTAACAAGTCTTGTAGTAAATTGGGAATTTTCAAAGTCGCTTGCTTGAACTTTA
This sequence is a window from Mesomycoplasma ovipneumoniae. Protein-coding genes within it:
- a CDS encoding Rho termination factor N-terminal domain-containing protein, giving the protein MVWENPFGKNKVPSVAELWKNEKKQYRIWIFSYPVLLLLLSVFLSVQLFLDLDIKNIGRAFSILSILFTAANLFFYVYSIFTSYKAKDFAPIGDRSFFFSFVSFSSAALSIINSTVVIIGNLSLNNQNFAVILAIQIILIALIFVLIPFFYTKVLRIKSIFKLSRTLVIIEKRIDEMKKDPKAFSEFMNIFDLGHQNPMNSQQANNPENTQTQEAQNKPQTKEEKIKIALEKLDLAQLHEIAQKLEISGFEQLKKQELIKLLTQILAQQDSGK